The following coding sequences are from one Desulfosoma caldarium window:
- a CDS encoding Druantia anti-phage system protein DruA — protein MLIDRHHDLGSPWIVGSYLKDLPSLDDRLVACLGGGSAAWKAAARDRVIKWIHKQRKKNLA, from the coding sequence TTGCTGATCGACCGCCATCATGATCTGGGCTCACCCTGGATCGTCGGTTCCTATCTCAAGGACCTGCCCTCTCTTGACGATCGTCTGGTGGCGTGCCTCGGCGGGGGCTCCGCCGCGTGGAAAGCGGCGGCCCGCGACCGGGTGATCAAATGGATTCACAAGCAGCGCAAAAAAAATCTCGCCTGA
- a CDS encoding CBS domain-containing protein, which yields MKLEEIMTRKLESISSDATVYEALEKMVGKRIRSLLVRASHDAETDGVVTARDVVFKVLVKGLNPLKVRVGDIACRPLRCVSKDESVQNVAALMEQTNVARVFICDQEKIVGVVALMDIMQAALIDRARNAHV from the coding sequence ATGAAGCTGGAAGAGATCATGACGCGCAAACTGGAGTCCATTTCCTCGGACGCCACCGTCTACGAAGCCCTGGAAAAAATGGTGGGCAAACGCATCCGCTCCCTCCTGGTGCGCGCTTCCCATGACGCGGAAACGGATGGCGTGGTCACGGCTCGGGACGTAGTGTTCAAGGTCCTGGTCAAGGGGCTCAATCCCCTCAAGGTCCGTGTGGGCGACATCGCCTGTCGACCTTTGCGATGCGTTTCCAAGGATGAGAGTGTGCAAAACGTGGCCGCCCTGATGGAACAGACCAATGTGGCACGTGTCTTCATCTGCGACCAGGAAAAGATCGTCGGCGTCGTGGCCCTCATGGACATCATGCAAGCCGCACTCATCGACCGGGCGAGGAACGCTCATGTTTAA
- a CDS encoding DUF47 family protein, with amino-acid sequence MFKRWLRGYDKEEAALKAMHEHLQLMCMANDALGDLIRREETSRAETIYDLEREGDMARRHALSIIFEGAFLPYLRPSLCRFVELVDQAFDTLEDTARFFERISLHDAIADECRTITSLNKEMCEILRLAFQRAIHGEDIREQVLAIRILEKRVDDLKAEINQKIHDIPVGDFWQGKFYADFLDSLTTFSDHIEDASDALYVLTVSFR; translated from the coding sequence ATGTTTAAAAGGTGGCTGCGCGGGTATGACAAGGAAGAGGCCGCCCTGAAGGCCATGCACGAGCATCTGCAGCTGATGTGCATGGCCAACGATGCCCTGGGCGACCTCATTCGCCGCGAGGAAACCTCCCGCGCAGAAACCATCTACGACCTGGAACGCGAAGGAGACATGGCCAGACGCCACGCCCTGTCCATCATTTTTGAAGGCGCGTTCTTGCCATATCTGAGGCCGAGCCTGTGTCGATTCGTGGAATTGGTGGATCAGGCCTTTGATACTTTGGAAGACACCGCACGATTCTTTGAGCGGATTTCCTTGCATGACGCCATCGCCGATGAATGTCGCACCATCACGTCGCTCAACAAGGAGATGTGCGAAATCCTCAGGCTCGCCTTTCAACGGGCCATTCACGGCGAAGACATTCGAGAACAGGTGCTGGCCATTCGCATTTTGGAAAAACGCGTGGACGACCTCAAGGCGGAGATTAACCAAAAAATCCATGACATTCCCGTCGGCGACTTCTGGCAGGGCAAATTCTACGCCGACTTCCTGGACAGCCTCACCACCTTCAGTGACCACATCGAAGATGCCAGTGATGCCCTTTATGTGCTCACCGTGAGCTTCCGCTAG
- a CDS encoding inorganic phosphate transporter, protein MWRILGGLFLGWSLGANHSANIFGTAVASGLVRFSQALWLTAAYVVLGAVMEGAKCMSTYGKLALVHADTAFILTLSTAVTMTMLTRAGVPASTSQALVGAILGWSIVEASPDFSQLTRIVLCWTLTPISASLSSAFLHRALAKLVVDRITSFSARNRFYSVAVLLTGCYAAYGLGANSVANVTGIYVTSGLLNTNVGAIIGGLSIALGVLTYSGRVMMTVGKGIVPLDPFSAMVVVFAEAVTLHLFTQIGVPVSSSQAVVGAIVGIGVAKGLQTINIRVVLKIGLGWILTPVCAGALTLAVHALLMLTGVASLNSLFAKALAFVSQLNLW, encoded by the coding sequence ATGTGGAGAATCCTTGGTGGGCTGTTTCTGGGATGGAGTCTGGGGGCCAATCACTCCGCAAACATCTTTGGAACGGCCGTGGCCAGCGGCCTCGTGCGCTTTTCCCAAGCCCTTTGGCTGACCGCCGCCTATGTGGTTTTGGGCGCGGTGATGGAAGGGGCCAAGTGCATGAGCACCTACGGCAAGTTAGCCCTTGTGCATGCCGACACCGCCTTCATCCTCACCCTTTCCACCGCCGTCACCATGACGATGCTGACGCGAGCTGGCGTACCAGCATCCACATCCCAAGCTCTCGTGGGGGCCATTCTGGGATGGTCCATCGTGGAGGCGTCCCCCGATTTTTCCCAGCTGACCAGAATCGTTCTGTGCTGGACTCTGACCCCCATCAGCGCTTCTCTCTCCAGCGCCTTTCTGCATCGAGCTCTGGCAAAGCTCGTCGTGGACAGGATCACATCCTTTTCCGCTCGCAACCGATTTTATTCCGTGGCGGTGCTGCTCACGGGCTGTTACGCCGCCTACGGCTTGGGGGCCAACAGTGTGGCCAACGTCACCGGGATTTATGTCACGTCGGGACTTTTGAACACCAATGTGGGGGCGATCATCGGTGGGCTGAGCATAGCCCTGGGGGTTTTGACCTACAGCGGGCGCGTCATGATGACGGTGGGCAAAGGCATCGTTCCTCTGGATCCCTTTTCGGCCATGGTTGTGGTGTTTGCCGAAGCCGTCACGTTGCATCTATTCACACAGATTGGAGTCCCCGTGTCGTCTTCGCAGGCCGTGGTGGGCGCCATCGTGGGCATAGGAGTTGCCAAGGGTTTGCAGACCATCAACATACGCGTGGTGCTTAAGATTGGCCTCGGGTGGATCTTGACCCCCGTGTGCGCCGGGGCGCTGACCCTGGCCGTTCACGCCCTGCTCATGCTTACCGGAGTGGCTTCATTGAACAGCCTTTTCGCCAAGGCGCTTGCGTTCGTAAGCCAGCTCAATCTTTGGTAA
- a CDS encoding response regulator yields MNRPPYRVLVADDEADFLETLMRRLEKRQVEAMGVSGGREALEKLSQRPVDVVILDVRMPGMDGLEVLQEIEKSWPLVEVILLTGHASVESGLQGMELGAFDYAMKPCKLLEMLPKIELAYERKRLGEKAVQ; encoded by the coding sequence ATGAATCGCCCACCGTACCGCGTGTTGGTCGCGGACGACGAAGCCGATTTTCTGGAAACTCTTATGAGGCGCCTGGAAAAACGCCAGGTGGAAGCCATGGGTGTCTCTGGAGGACGAGAAGCCCTGGAAAAACTCTCGCAGCGCCCCGTGGATGTGGTGATCTTGGATGTTCGCATGCCCGGCATGGACGGCCTTGAAGTGCTTCAAGAGATCGAGAAGAGCTGGCCTCTCGTGGAAGTGATTTTGCTCACCGGGCATGCCTCCGTGGAATCCGGGCTTCAGGGCATGGAACTGGGAGCCTTTGACTACGCGATGAAACCTTGCAAGCTATTGGAAATGTTACCAAAGATTGAGCTGGCTTACGAACGCAAGCGCCTTGGCGAAAAGGCTGTTCAATGA
- a CDS encoding cache domain-containing protein, whose translation MDLSFEERISQLYTVAHTHSFEQIRSQEKLYEIFGLLQHRSKYFVALGVINDQGNHVAYAGPYALKGINYKDSEWFQSVRLRGIYMSDVFLGVRNFPHFVIAVMRREEKKFWILRATMNTDLFESMVKVAQAGEFGDAFLVNQRNVLQTSSRFLSRVMENLGMLALPWFAGTRLITQDIGQRTMVVGATWLQTAHGCWWSWKILRKSIFPFLQTRSLALILLAAGVAVVVLGAVFIVTLPLNVPGASPVG comes from the coding sequence TTGGATCTCTCCTTTGAAGAGCGCATCTCACAGCTCTACACCGTGGCCCATACGCACAGCTTTGAACAGATACGATCGCAGGAGAAACTATACGAAATCTTTGGCCTCTTGCAGCACCGCTCCAAGTATTTCGTGGCCCTTGGCGTCATTAACGACCAAGGCAACCACGTGGCCTATGCGGGCCCGTATGCCCTAAAGGGAATCAACTACAAGGATTCGGAATGGTTTCAATCGGTGCGGCTGCGCGGCATTTATATGAGTGATGTTTTTCTTGGAGTGCGCAATTTTCCGCATTTCGTCATTGCGGTGATGCGGCGAGAGGAGAAAAAATTTTGGATTCTCAGGGCGACAATGAACACGGATCTTTTTGAGTCCATGGTCAAGGTGGCCCAAGCGGGAGAGTTCGGCGACGCTTTTTTGGTCAATCAACGCAACGTGCTGCAGACCTCTTCGCGTTTTCTCAGCCGCGTCATGGAAAATCTGGGCATGCTTGCGTTGCCGTGGTTCGCGGGCACCCGCCTCATCACGCAAGACATCGGTCAACGCACCATGGTCGTCGGGGCCACCTGGCTCCAAACTGCCCATGGATGTTGGTGGTCATGGAAGATTCTCAGGAAGAGTATCTTCCCGTTCCTGCAGACGCGATCCTTGGCTCTGATCCTTTTGGCGGCCGGGGTTGCCGTGGTCGTGCTGGGCGCCGTCTTTATCGTTACCTTACCGTTGAACGTGCCCGGTGCATCCCCCGTCGGGTAG
- a CDS encoding cyclic nucleotide-binding domain-containing protein, protein MTQKKSYKKGDVVYRSGETAGKFFIVASGVVSLREFQPEDAVGIAFETRGPGELFGTASLMPSKTFTLTAVCQEDTELYEVDVKGLEELIQWASSIGHILMKEVVPIYFDR, encoded by the coding sequence GTGACGCAGAAGAAAAGCTACAAAAAGGGGGATGTGGTCTACAGGAGCGGGGAAACGGCGGGAAAATTTTTCATCGTGGCCAGTGGAGTGGTGAGCCTTCGAGAATTCCAACCGGAAGACGCGGTGGGCATCGCCTTTGAAACTCGAGGTCCGGGGGAGCTTTTTGGCACGGCGTCCTTGATGCCCTCCAAAACCTTCACCCTGACGGCCGTATGCCAGGAAGATACCGAACTCTATGAGGTGGACGTGAAAGGCCTGGAAGAACTCATTCAATGGGCGTCATCCATCGGCCACATCCTCATGAAAGAAGTCGTCCCTATCTATTTTGATCGATAA
- a CDS encoding hybrid sensor histidine kinase/response regulator: MQRRRTAIKDQREPNKQDFHHDSPKEELSYQGLVEHIPAVVYCDTLDDEDGACYMSPQLHWMLADPDSVPEPSQQSWSACLHPEDRDRVLAERRRALKEAQPLSCEYRLISHDGQVRWVLDQARVVHGTDGTRKLHGILHDITERKTLEQSQVNRDAILQAVTYAAEYFLRQSRSDVPMETVLGRLGEATRASRVYVFENSLAEDGTLLTSQKYEWAAKGISSQKGNPDLENFPIVKGGFSRWLETFLQGEPIHGLIEDFPPSERPVLEAQGIISLVAAPIFVNGALWGFMGFDDCVLARRWTPAEIDALKTAAHLVGAMVQKQRADAIVDQAARHLEEEVARKTAELKEANARLYEELKRRREAQARLEESERRYRELYERSRDGYVRTDFHGVILECNRPFARMLGYDDPQEILGVACRDMTPPQRFDAISRAMRQQLMDRGFSDKFEKQLIRKDGSLLDVEVRMYLHRSPDGTPDSIWTFVQDLSDRKLAEQERLRAQKLESLGLLAGGIAHDFNNILAGILGHISLIKHLIDNETSTGDRLDHVEKACVRAQELTRQLLTFAKGGAPIKKTGSLQDLIRDCTEFSLRGTPSQARFDLPEDLWLVDYDATQIGQVLQNLVINAHQAMPHGGTVTVEAQNVLVEAGPEMPLRPGRYVAVSVQDHGVGIPKEHMEAIFDPYFTTKKKGSGLGLPTAYSIVKRHDGHMTVHSHLGQGTRVTFYLPASQKVTDASVALEDHKPLQGTGRILIMDDDPIVRDVLSAMLQHLGFESEATVEGMEALARYQQALAIGKPFDGVILDLTVPGGVGGREVVEKLQALDPHVRAVASTGYSNDPVLSQPQAYGFRAGIAKPYRMEDLEKVLRRVLSDGPKPAKT; the protein is encoded by the coding sequence ATGCAGAGACGAAGGACGGCAATCAAGGACCAGCGCGAACCGAATAAACAAGATTTTCACCATGATAGCCCTAAAGAAGAGCTCTCCTATCAAGGCTTGGTGGAGCACATTCCCGCCGTGGTCTATTGCGACACCCTCGATGATGAGGACGGCGCCTGTTATATGAGCCCTCAGTTACACTGGATGTTGGCGGATCCGGATTCAGTTCCTGAGCCTTCACAACAATCATGGTCTGCGTGCCTGCATCCCGAAGACAGGGATAGGGTGCTTGCCGAACGACGCCGCGCTCTGAAAGAGGCTCAGCCCCTGTCTTGTGAGTATCGGCTCATCAGCCACGACGGCCAGGTTCGTTGGGTCCTGGACCAAGCCAGGGTGGTGCACGGCACCGATGGCACACGAAAGCTTCACGGCATTCTTCACGACATCACGGAAAGGAAGACCCTCGAACAATCCCAGGTTAACCGGGACGCCATTCTGCAAGCCGTCACCTATGCCGCCGAATACTTTCTTCGGCAGTCCCGTAGCGACGTGCCCATGGAGACGGTTTTGGGCAGACTGGGCGAAGCCACACGGGCAAGTCGCGTCTACGTCTTTGAAAATTCCCTGGCCGAAGACGGCACGCTTCTTACCAGCCAGAAGTATGAATGGGCGGCGAAGGGCATCTCTTCGCAAAAAGGCAATCCCGACTTGGAAAACTTTCCCATCGTGAAAGGTGGGTTTTCCCGATGGCTCGAAACCTTTTTACAAGGCGAACCCATTCACGGCCTCATTGAAGACTTTCCCCCTTCGGAGCGCCCCGTTCTGGAAGCCCAAGGCATCATCTCTTTGGTCGCCGCCCCCATTTTCGTCAACGGAGCCCTTTGGGGGTTTATGGGCTTTGACGACTGTGTCCTTGCGAGGCGATGGACCCCCGCGGAAATCGACGCCTTAAAGACCGCGGCGCATCTTGTGGGTGCCATGGTGCAAAAACAACGCGCCGATGCCATCGTGGATCAGGCTGCACGCCATCTGGAAGAGGAAGTGGCTAGGAAAACGGCGGAACTCAAGGAAGCCAATGCTCGGCTTTACGAAGAACTCAAGCGGCGCCGAGAGGCGCAGGCCCGTTTGGAGGAATCAGAACGACGCTACAGGGAATTGTACGAACGCAGTCGAGACGGCTACGTGCGCACGGACTTTCACGGGGTTATTTTGGAATGCAATCGCCCCTTTGCCCGCATGCTGGGATACGACGATCCCCAAGAAATTCTCGGCGTGGCGTGCCGGGACATGACGCCGCCGCAGCGCTTTGACGCCATTTCGCGAGCCATGCGCCAACAGCTCATGGATCGAGGTTTTTCCGATAAATTTGAAAAACAGCTCATTCGAAAAGACGGCTCCCTTTTGGACGTGGAAGTGCGCATGTATCTGCATCGAAGCCCCGATGGCACGCCCGATTCCATTTGGACTTTCGTTCAGGATTTGAGCGACCGCAAGCTTGCGGAGCAGGAGCGGCTTCGAGCGCAGAAACTGGAATCCTTGGGGCTTCTTGCGGGAGGCATCGCCCACGATTTCAACAACATTCTCGCAGGTATTCTCGGACACATCTCACTCATCAAACACCTCATTGATAACGAAACCAGCACTGGCGATCGTTTGGACCACGTGGAAAAAGCATGCGTCAGAGCCCAGGAACTCACGCGCCAGTTGCTCACCTTTGCCAAGGGCGGCGCGCCCATCAAGAAAACGGGGTCCTTGCAGGATCTGATTCGGGACTGTACGGAGTTTTCCCTGCGAGGCACGCCATCGCAAGCCCGGTTTGATCTTCCTGAGGACTTGTGGCTGGTGGACTACGATGCCACCCAAATCGGTCAGGTCCTTCAAAACCTGGTCATCAACGCTCATCAGGCCATGCCCCACGGAGGCACCGTGACCGTGGAGGCGCAAAACGTTCTTGTGGAAGCGGGTCCGGAGATGCCGTTGCGTCCCGGTCGCTATGTGGCGGTGTCCGTCCAAGATCACGGGGTCGGCATTCCCAAAGAACACATGGAAGCCATTTTCGATCCCTATTTCACCACCAAGAAAAAGGGCAGCGGCCTGGGACTTCCCACGGCCTATTCCATTGTCAAGAGGCACGATGGCCACATGACCGTGCACTCCCACCTCGGCCAAGGAACGCGCGTGACCTTTTACCTTCCGGCATCCCAGAAGGTGACCGATGCGAGCGTCGCCCTCGAAGACCACAAACCTCTCCAGGGCACCGGGCGCATTTTGATCATGGACGATGATCCCATCGTGCGAGATGTGCTTTCGGCCATGCTGCAACATTTGGGCTTTGAGAGCGAGGCGACGGTGGAAGGCATGGAGGCCCTTGCGCGCTACCAGCAGGCCCTGGCCATAGGAAAACCTTTTGATGGCGTCATCTTGGACTTAACGGTGCCGGGAGGCGTCGGCGGTCGGGAAGTCGTCGAAAAGCTGCAGGCCCTGGATCCTCACGTGCGCGCCGTCGCCTCCACTGGTTACTCCAACGACCCGGTCTTGTCCCAGCCCCAAGCCTACGGCTTTCGGGCCGGCATCGCCAAACCTTACCGCATGGAAGATCTAGAAAAGGTGCTGCGCAGGGTGTTGTCGGATGGCCCTAAGCCCGCTAAAACGTAG
- a CDS encoding sulfite exporter TauE/SafE family protein has product MATPAWALASEAQAALPEANKPWWFWPVVLLFFCFILGIIAVLAGVGGGVLYVPLVSGFFPFHLDFVRGAGLLVALAGALAAGPGLLRRNLANLRLALPVALIASVCAIAGAFLGLALPTNVVQICLGATIVFIAILLAASKNVERPQVKAQDAVGRALGMNGVYYEESTREVVEWKTHRTLPGLILFILIGIMAGMFGLGAGWANVPVLNLLMGAPLKVAVGTSKFLLSITDTSAAWVYLNKGCVIPLMAIPSIVGLMLGSFVGVRILAVAKPKVIRYLVIGVLLFSGIKALLKGLGIG; this is encoded by the coding sequence ATGGCGACTCCCGCGTGGGCTCTGGCTTCAGAGGCGCAGGCGGCTTTGCCTGAAGCCAACAAGCCGTGGTGGTTCTGGCCTGTGGTTCTCTTATTCTTTTGCTTTATTCTCGGCATCATCGCGGTGTTGGCCGGTGTGGGCGGCGGCGTCTTGTATGTGCCCCTGGTGAGCGGCTTTTTTCCGTTTCATTTGGACTTTGTGCGCGGCGCCGGGCTTCTTGTGGCTCTGGCCGGAGCGCTGGCCGCAGGGCCCGGACTTTTGCGCCGAAACCTGGCCAACTTGCGCCTTGCTCTGCCCGTGGCCTTGATTGCTTCCGTCTGCGCCATCGCCGGAGCCTTTCTCGGGTTGGCGCTGCCGACCAATGTGGTGCAAATCTGCCTGGGCGCCACCATCGTCTTCATTGCCATCCTCTTGGCCGCATCCAAGAATGTGGAACGGCCTCAGGTCAAAGCGCAAGACGCCGTCGGGCGAGCGCTGGGGATGAACGGGGTCTATTACGAAGAATCGACGCGGGAGGTGGTGGAGTGGAAAACCCATCGGACGCTTCCCGGCCTGATTCTTTTCATCCTCATCGGCATCATGGCCGGTATGTTCGGGCTCGGAGCGGGATGGGCCAACGTCCCGGTGCTCAACCTGCTCATGGGCGCCCCGCTAAAGGTGGCCGTCGGGACCAGCAAGTTCCTTCTGTCCATCACGGACACTTCTGCCGCCTGGGTGTACCTCAACAAGGGCTGTGTCATTCCGCTCATGGCCATTCCCTCCATTGTGGGTTTGATGCTGGGATCCTTCGTGGGCGTGCGCATTCTGGCCGTGGCGAAACCGAAGGTTATTCGCTATCTGGTCATTGGCGTGCTGTTATTTTCCGGCATCAAAGCGCTGCTAAAGGGCTTGGGCATCGGCTAG
- the glgB gene encoding 1,4-alpha-glucan branching protein GlgB, protein MSEGVWRFFSDFDVYLWKQGSYYRAWEKMGAHPCRLNGEDGVHFAVWAPNAEKVSVVGDFNDWNEASHPLEPFQDTGIWRGFVPGIGVGATYKYAITSRINSYRVLKADPFAFFSEKRPGTASIVWDLGGYAWQDKAWMQSRRERNTRSSPMTIYEVHLGSWMRVVEEDNRWLTYRELAPRLAAYVQDMGFTHVELLPVTEHPFDGSWGYQTTGYFAATSRFGTPQDFMFFVDTLHQHGIGVIVDWVPAHFPTDEHGLGFFDGTHLYEHADPRQGFHNDWKSFIYNYGRNEVLNFLISSALFWLDVYHVDGLRVDAVASMLYLDYSRRDGEWIPNRYGGNENLEAIAFLRRFNEMVYREHPDTVTVAEESTAWPMVSRPTYLGGLGFGFKWNMGWMHDTLLYMCKDPVHRKYHHNLLTFSLLYAYSENFILPFSHDEVVHGKGSMLGKMPGDLWQKFANLRLLYGYMYSHPGKKLLFMGSEFGQWNEWNHDAQLDWALLDHDTHRGLRQWVRDLNRLVCREPALYELDNEPQGFEWIDCNDSEQSTLVFLRRGKKEEDVLVCALNFTPVPRFPYRIGVPFGGFWHEVLNSDASVYGGSGQGNLGGVNAEDVPYHGRPYSLVINLPPLAAVIFKPGDISV, encoded by the coding sequence GTGAGTGAAGGCGTGTGGCGTTTTTTCAGCGACTTTGATGTGTATCTCTGGAAACAGGGCAGTTATTACCGAGCTTGGGAGAAGATGGGGGCGCACCCGTGTCGCCTGAACGGTGAAGACGGCGTGCATTTTGCCGTGTGGGCGCCTAATGCGGAAAAGGTCTCGGTTGTCGGGGACTTTAACGACTGGAACGAAGCCTCCCATCCTCTGGAACCTTTTCAGGATACGGGCATCTGGAGAGGGTTCGTGCCCGGCATTGGCGTGGGGGCGACCTACAAATATGCCATCACGTCCCGAATCAACAGCTACCGGGTGCTCAAAGCGGACCCTTTTGCCTTTTTTTCGGAAAAACGGCCGGGAACGGCTTCCATCGTCTGGGACCTTGGCGGCTACGCCTGGCAAGACAAAGCGTGGATGCAGTCTCGACGGGAACGCAACACGCGCTCTTCTCCCATGACCATTTACGAAGTGCACCTGGGATCTTGGATGCGGGTTGTGGAGGAAGACAACCGATGGCTCACCTATCGCGAACTGGCTCCGCGCCTGGCCGCCTATGTGCAGGATATGGGTTTCACGCACGTGGAGCTGCTGCCCGTGACCGAACACCCCTTTGACGGATCGTGGGGTTATCAAACCACGGGGTATTTTGCCGCCACCAGCCGCTTTGGCACGCCGCAGGATTTCATGTTTTTTGTGGATACGCTGCATCAGCACGGCATCGGGGTCATCGTGGATTGGGTGCCCGCCCACTTTCCCACGGACGAACACGGCTTGGGCTTCTTTGACGGCACGCACCTTTATGAACACGCCGATCCCAGGCAAGGCTTTCATAACGATTGGAAATCCTTCATCTACAACTACGGGCGCAACGAGGTTCTTAATTTTCTCATCTCCAGCGCCCTGTTTTGGCTCGACGTCTACCACGTGGACGGTTTGCGTGTAGATGCTGTGGCCTCCATGCTTTATCTCGATTATTCCCGCCGCGACGGCGAATGGATTCCCAACCGCTACGGCGGCAATGAAAACCTGGAAGCCATTGCGTTTCTGCGCCGGTTCAACGAAATGGTCTACCGGGAACACCCCGACACCGTGACCGTTGCGGAAGAATCCACGGCCTGGCCCATGGTGTCGCGTCCCACTTACCTGGGCGGCCTTGGGTTCGGATTCAAATGGAACATGGGCTGGATGCACGACACTCTGCTCTACATGTGCAAGGATCCTGTCCATCGAAAATACCACCACAACCTTCTGACCTTCAGCCTGCTCTACGCCTATTCCGAAAATTTCATTCTGCCTTTTTCCCACGACGAAGTGGTCCACGGTAAAGGTTCCATGTTGGGCAAAATGCCGGGGGACCTGTGGCAAAAGTTTGCCAACCTGAGGCTGCTCTACGGCTACATGTACAGCCATCCGGGCAAAAAGTTGCTTTTTATGGGTTCGGAATTCGGCCAATGGAACGAGTGGAACCACGACGCCCAGCTGGATTGGGCTCTTCTGGACCACGACACCCACCGCGGCCTTCGGCAGTGGGTGCGAGACCTGAACCGCCTTGTGTGCCGCGAACCCGCCCTGTATGAGCTGGACAATGAACCGCAAGGGTTTGAGTGGATCGACTGCAACGACAGCGAGCAGAGCACTCTGGTGTTTTTGCGGCGCGGTAAAAAAGAGGAAGACGTTCTCGTGTGCGCTCTGAATTTCACGCCTGTGCCTCGGTTTCCCTACCGTATCGGCGTGCCCTTTGGCGGTTTTTGGCACGAGGTGCTTAACAGCGACGCTTCCGTTTACGGTGGAAGCGGCCAGGGCAATTTGGGGGGCGTGAATGCCGAAGATGTACCTTACCACGGCCGACCGTACTCGCTTGTCATCAACCTGCCTCCTTTGGCTGCTGTCATTTTCAAACCTGGGGACATTTCCGTTTGA
- a CDS encoding carboxymuconolactone decarboxylase family protein codes for MAEEQLPRWYAVVREKHPGVMAALDALGVAVRREGPLDHKTAHLVQLAAAAAIRSEGAVHSHTRRALRAGASPEEIVHALLLLVSTIGFPSVSAALSWAQDELEKAS; via the coding sequence ATGGCCGAAGAACAATTGCCTCGCTGGTACGCTGTAGTTCGGGAAAAACATCCGGGCGTCATGGCTGCTCTGGATGCCCTGGGCGTCGCCGTACGACGCGAAGGGCCTCTGGACCACAAGACCGCCCATCTGGTGCAACTGGCCGCCGCCGCCGCCATTCGTTCCGAAGGCGCCGTCCATAGTCACACGCGCCGAGCGCTCCGCGCAGGCGCAAGTCCTGAGGAAATTGTGCACGCGCTGCTGCTGCTGGTGAGCACCATCGGATTTCCGTCCGTGTCGGCAGCCTTGAGTTGGGCGCAGGATGAGTTGGAGAAGGCATCCTGA
- the hisB gene encoding imidazoleglycerol-phosphate dehydratase HisB, whose amino-acid sequence MDRKPRQAMVERKTQETAIAVKILLDGTGTAEVDTGLPFFDHMLTLWAVHGLFDITLRAQGDLDVDGHHTVEDVGICLGQALSKALGDRKGLQRYGTACVPMDEALAQVSLDLSNRPYLVCRLPAMAERVGTFETELVPEFFRALCHHGGLTLHIAVPYGDNTHHILEAVFKAFGRALDEATALDPRRLTVPSSKGVL is encoded by the coding sequence ATGGACAGGAAACCGCGCCAAGCCATGGTGGAACGCAAAACGCAGGAAACCGCCATTGCCGTCAAAATCCTTCTAGACGGCACGGGAACGGCCGAGGTGGACACGGGCCTTCCCTTTTTCGACCACATGCTCACCCTGTGGGCCGTCCACGGTCTCTTCGATATCACCCTTCGAGCCCAAGGGGATCTGGACGTAGACGGCCATCACACCGTAGAAGACGTGGGCATCTGCCTCGGTCAGGCCCTTTCCAAGGCTCTCGGGGATCGCAAGGGCCTGCAACGCTACGGCACCGCCTGCGTTCCCATGGATGAGGCCCTGGCTCAGGTGAGTCTGGATCTGTCCAACCGCCCTTACCTGGTGTGCCGTTTGCCGGCCATGGCCGAGCGGGTCGGCACCTTTGAGACGGAACTGGTGCCCGAATTCTTTCGCGCCCTGTGCCACCACGGCGGTCTGACGCTGCACATCGCCGTCCCCTACGGCGACAACACCCATCACATCCTGGAAGCGGTCTTCAAAGCCTTTGGCCGAGCCCTGGACGAAGCCACGGCACTGGACCCGCGTCGCTTAACCGTCCCCAGTTCCAAGGGTGTGCTGTAG